Part of the Prosthecobacter debontii genome is shown below.
TTGAATTGCTACCCGCGGGTTCGCTGAGAGAATCACAAAAACGGGTCATCAATCAGGCCATGGGCCCGGTTTGGGAAGCCAATCATATGTGGCTCATTCTGATCGTGGTCATTCTTTTCATGGGATTTCCAGGCATCTTCACCACACTGATGATCTCGCTGCATCTGCCTATGTTAGCGCTACTCATCGGCATCGTGATCCGTGGGGCCGCCTTTACTTTTCGCCACTACGATGCCATTCAGGCTCCCACCAGCCAGCATGTGTATACTGTTTTGTTCGGGATTTCCAGTCTTTGGACCGCTTTTTGGTTAGGCGTTATCGCCGCCAGTCTCAACCGTGGAACCATCGATCTCGAAAGCCGTGACCCGTGGCAGGCTTATGTCGCTCCATGGTGGGGGCTGTATCCCGTGGCGGTGGGTGTCTTTGTGATCTGCATTTTTGTTTTTCTTGCCGCTGTCTATTTGATCGGCGAGACGGAGGACAGCTCTTTACGTCATCACTTCACTCGCCGTGCTCTAAGTTTAAATTGGTTGGTGGTGT
Proteins encoded:
- a CDS encoding cytochrome d ubiquinol oxidase subunit II, with protein sequence MIEILIGFIGASLWLYILLGGIDYGAGILELLPAGSLRESQKRVINQAMGPVWEANHMWLILIVVILFMGFPGIFTTLMISLHLPMLALLIGIVIRGAAFTFRHYDAIQAPTSQHVYTVLFGISSLWTAFWLGVIAASLNRGTIDLESRDPWQAYVAPWWGLYPVAVGVFVICIFVFLAAVYLIGETEDSSLRHHFTRRALSLNWLVVFTGGMVFLASLTESQSLVSAFLKYPVTVVLMALATALFAALWLLIRAERIRLTRVVASGQVTLILLGWVALYAPNAVLTQQKPLSFYETAAPPATLWQLVLALLIGSLFIFPSLFYLFKVFKMKH